A genome region from Camelina sativa cultivar DH55 chromosome 10, Cs, whole genome shotgun sequence includes the following:
- the LOC109126893 gene encoding uncharacterized protein LOC109126893, with translation MDDAQTRYATTEKELLVVVFAFEKFRSYLVGSTVIVYTDHAALRYIYSKKDTNLRLLRWILLLQEFNIEILDKKGIENGVVDHLSRMRIEDPLPIDESMPEERLMHIAFLEEMSHTIGQTIAYSILESARSIEFMAIESAKLPWYSDFVNYLVCGEIPKDYDAQRKKKFFRDVNNYYWDEPYLYKKGTDGLFRRCIAEEEFQGVLEHCHGSAYGGYFATFKTVQKILQAGLWWSTLFKDAQLFIAKCDSCQKMGNIGRRNEMPQQPFLEVEIFDVWGIDFMGPFNPPSTFHGVKHNIATAYHPQTSGQEEVSNKQIEAILARIVGITKKDWAFKLDDALWAYRTAYKTPIGWTPFQLLYRKNCHLPVEVEYKAMWATKLLNLDIRTAQEKRVMDLHDLEEIRLDAYDNSRIYKERTKAFHDKRIRHKDLKAGDKVLLFNSKLRIFPGKLNSRWSGPFEIKEVLPYGAVTLLGKSKNEFTVNGQRVKKYMANESTEVESSLRLDNPAPV, from the exons ATGGACGATGCCCAGACGAGGTATGCGACAACTGAAAAGGAACTCCTTGTTGTGGTTTTCGCTTTTGAAAAGTTCAGAAGCTACTTAGTAGGTTCAACGGTAATTGTCTACACGGATCATGCCGCCCTACGGTACATCTACTCAAAAAAGGACACCAACCTTAGGCTCCTCAGATGGatccttcttctgcaagaaTTCAACATAGAAATCCTGGATAAAAAAGGAATTGAAAACGGGGTAGTAGACCATCTGTCCAGAATGAGAATCGAAGATCCACTCCCAATAGACGAGTCAATGCCCGAAGAAAGACTGATGCACATCGCCTTCTTGGAGGAAATGAGCCACACGATCGGACAGACGATAGCTTACTCGATCCTCGAGTCAGCAAGGTCGATCGAGTTCATGGCAATCGAGTCGGCTAAGCTTCCATGGTACTCAGACTTCGTGAACTACTTGGTGTGCGGGGAAATTCCTAAGGACTACGACgctcaaagaaagaagaaattctTCAGGGATGTCAACAACTACTACTGGGACGAACCTTATCTCTACAAGAAAGGGACGGATGGACTGTTCAGACGATGTATAGCAGAGGAGGAATTCCAAGGAGTACTAGAGCATTGTCATGGGTCCGCCTATGGAGGATATTTTGCCACCTTCAAAACAGTCCAAAAGATACTCCAAGCTGGTCTTTGGTGGTCAACACTGTTCAAGGACGCACAGCTCTTCATAGCAAAATGTGATTCGTGCCAGAAAATGGGTAACATAGGTCGACGAAATGAAATGCCTCAACAGCCGTTCTTAGAAGTCGAAATTTTTGATGTCTGGGGaatagacttcatgggacccTTCAACCCACCCTCAACATTT CACGGAGTCAAGCATAACATCGCGACAGCTTATCACCCGCAAACCAGCGGACAAGAGGAAGTAAGCAACAAACAGATCGAAGCGATACTAGCCAGAATCGTGGGAATCACTAAAAAAGATTGGGCATTCAAGCTAGATGATGCGCTATGGGCCTATAGGACCGCCTATAAAACTCCGATTGGGTGGACACCTTTCCAGCTCCTCTACAGAAAAAACTGTCACCTTCCGGTCGAGGTTGAATACAAAGCAATGTGGGCGACCAAGCTGCTGAATTTGGACATAAGGACTGCCCAAGAAAAGAGAGTAATGGATCTCCATGACCTCGAGGAGATACGGCTGGATGCTTATGATAATTCGAGgatctacaaggaaagaaccAAGGCTTTTCACGACAAGAGGATTCGACACAAGGATTTAAAAGCTGGAGACAAAGTCCTTTTGTTCAACTCGAAGCTTCGGATATTCCCTGGGAAGCTCAATTCTAGATGGTCAGGACCTTTCGAAATTAAGGAAGTTCTTCCCTATGGAGCAGTCACTCTGCTAGGTAAAAGTAAGAATGAATTCACTGTGAATGGGCAAAGAGTAAAGAAATACATGGCAAATGAGAGCACAGAGGTGGAATCATCTTTGCGCCTCGACAATCCCGCGCCAGTCTAA
- the LOC104719590 gene encoding 40S ribosomal protein S9-2 — protein sequence MVNVRFYRNYGKTFKKPRRPYEKERLDAELKLVGEYGLRCKRELWRVQYALSRIRNAARELLTLDEKNPRRIFEGEALLRRMNRYGLLDESQNKLDYVLALTVENFLERRLQTIVFKSGMAKSIHHARVLIRQRHIRVGRQLVNIPSFMVRVESQKHVDFSLTSPFGGGRPGRVKRRNEKAGAKKASGGDGDEDDEE from the exons ATGGTAAACGTCAGATTCTACCGCAACT atggCAAAACGTTCAAGAAGCCACGGCGTCCTTACGAGAAAGAGCGTCTCGACGCCGAGTTGAAGCTTGTCGGAGAATACGGTCTTCGTTGCAAGAGAGAGCTTTGGAGGGTTCAGTATGCACTTAGCCGTATCCGTAACGCTGCGAGGGAACTTTTAACTCTTGATGAGAAGAACCCTCGTCGTATCTTTGAAGGTGAAGCTCTTCTTAGGAGAATGAACCGATATGGTCTTCTTGATGAAAGCCAGAACAAGCTTGACTACGTTCTTGCTTTGACTGTTGAGAATTTCCTTGAACGTCGTCTCCAAACTATTGTCTTCAAGTCTGGTATGGCCAAGTCCATTCACCATGCCCGTGTTCTTATCCGACAGAGGCACATCAG GGTTGGGAGGCAACTTGTGAACATTCCATCGTTCATGGTGAGAGTAGAGTCGCAGAAACACGTAGACTTTTCTCTGACCAGTCCTTTCGGTGGTGGTCGACCTGGAAGAGTGAAGAGAAGGAACGAGAAAGCCGGGGCCAAGAAAGCTTCTGGTGGTGATggagatgaggatgatgaagagtgA
- the LOC104719591 gene encoding DExH-box ATP-dependent RNA helicase DExH18, mitochondrial-like encodes MARGVAGVLRRAYTSRVRVLLSTRNLHSFRESESRFLGNPVSDVPTRRFGSENPVRIRLPWNDYRFGSFVISKVRGFSSTVDSNGGNDDMEDCGRSVGSGSESDDYDEEGVVNELSDVDECLINDSAVSESSSEAARALNDRYQDPVDLYRELRESEVRSKLQRSEWDTLHEIFGYFAQSGWAANQALAIYIGKSFFPTAVSKFRDFFFEKCRIEVVQDLVPVGPTDEAVKFLFPVFVEFCIEEFPDEIKRFKSIVDTADLTKPATWFPFARAMKRKIVYHCGPTNSGKTYNALQRFMEAKNGLYCSPLRLLAMEVFDKVNVLGIYCSLLTGQEKKHVPFAKHVSCTVEMVSTDELYEVAVIDEIQMMADPSRGHAWTKALLGLKADEIHLCGDPSVLDIVRKMCADTGDELVEEHYERFKPLVVEAKTLLGDLKNVKSGDCVVAFSRREIFEVKMAIEKHTNHRCCVIYGALPPETRRQQANLFNDQENEYDVLVASDAVGMGLNLNIRRVVFYSLSKYNGDKMVPVGASQVKQIAGRAGRRGSRYPDGLTTTLHAEDLNYLIECLQQPFDEVTKVGLFPFFEQIELFAAQVPDMAFSALLKHFGKHCKLDGSYFLCRHDHVKKVANMLEKVPGLSLEERFNFCFAPVNIRNPKAMYHLFRFASTYSLDMPVNIAMGMPKGSAKNDTELLALESKHQILSTYLWLSNQFEEKNFPFVEKVEAMATNIAELLGESLIKASWKMESKEEKVKGQNKEGRGYERPASLIKLVHKRKEEEFGLKEIPIK; translated from the exons ATGGCGAGAGGCGTAGCTGGGGTTTTGCGTAGAGCATATACTTCTAGGGTTAGGGTTCTGTTGTCCACACGAAATTTACATTCTTTTAGAGAATCTGAATCTAGATTTCTTGGTAATCCTGTTTCTGATGTGCCCACGAGGCGGTTTGGTTCGGAGAATCCGGTTCGGATTCGGCTTCCATGGAATGATTACAGATTTGGGAGCTTTGTGATTAGTAAAGTTAGGGGCTTTTCGTCTACAGTGGATAGTAACGGGGGAAATGATGATATGGAAGATTGTGGAAGAAGTGTTGGTTCTGGTTCTGAGAGTGATGATTATGATGAGGAAGGTGTGGTTAATGAACTTAGTGATGTAGATGAATGCTTGATCAATGATTCAGCGGTTTCTGAGAGTAGTAGCGAGGCTGCTCGTGCTTTGAACGATCGGTATCAGGATCCTGTGGATTTATACAGAGAGCTTAGGGAAAGTGAAGTGCGTTCTAAGCTTCAGCGTAGTGAATGGGATACTTTACATGAGATTTTCGGGTATTTTGCACAGTCAGGTTGGGCGGCGAATCAGGCTCTTGCGATCTATATTGGGAAATCGTTTTTCCCAACTGCTGTTAGCAAGTTTAGGGACTTCTTCTTTGAGAAATGTAGGATTGAGGTTGTTCAGGATCTTGTTCCTGTTGGGCCAACAGATGAAGCTGTTAAGTTTTTGTTCCCTGTGTTTGTTGAATTCTGTATTGAGGAGTTCCCTGATGAGATCAAACGTTTTAAGAGTATTGTTGATACTGCAGACCTCACGAAACCCGCGACTTGGTTTCCTTTTGCTCGAGCTATGAAGCGTAAAATCGTTTACCATTGTGGACCGACCAACAGTGGCAAAACGTACAATGCTTTGCAACGGTTTATGGAAGCTAAGAACGGGTTGTATTGCAGCCCACTTAGGTTATTAGCCATGGAAGTTTTCGATAAAGTAAATGTTCTAGGGATATACTGTAGTCTCTTGACTGGACAAGAGAAAAAACATGTTCCGTTTGCCAAGCATGTTTCTTGTACGGTTGAAATGGTTTCTACGGATGAGTTATATGAAGTGGCTGTGATCGATGAAATACAAATGATGGCGGATCCTAGTAGAGGTCACGCTTGGACAAAAGCTTTGCTTGGATTAAAAGCTGATGAGATTCATTTGTGTGGAGACCCGAGTGTTTTGGATATTGTGCGTAAGATGTGTGCTGATACAGGGGACGAGTTAGTTGAAGAGCATTACGAGAGGTTCAAACCGTTAGTCGTAGAAGCTAAGACCTTATTAGGAGATCTGAAAAATGTTAAGTCAGGGGATTGTGTTGTTGCGTTCTCTAGAAGAGAGATATTTGAAGTTAAGATGGCTATTGAAAAACATACAAATCATCGATGCTGTGTTATTTACGGTGCATTGCCTCCTGAAACGAGGAGACAGCAAGCTAATCTGTTTAACGATCAAGAAAACGAGTATGATGTTTTGGTTGCAAGTGATGCTGTTGGAATGGGATTGAATCTTAACATAAGAAGGGTTGTTTTTTACAGTTTGAGCAAGTATAACGGCGATAAGATGGTTCCAGTTGGTGCATCACAGGTAAAACAGATAGCAGGGAGAGCTGGAAGGAGAGGAAGCCGTTATCCAGATGGGCTTACAACGACGCTACACGCAGAAGATCTAAACTATCTAATTGAGTGTTTGCAACAACCATTTGATGAAGTTACAAAGGTTGGGCTTTTCCCGTTCTTTGAACAGATTGAGCTTTTCGCTGCACAAGTTCCAGATATGGCCTTTTCTGCGCTCTTGAAGCATTTTGGAAAACATTGCAAACTCGATGGTTCTTACTTCCTGTGCCGTCATGATCATGTGAAGAAAGTAGCGAACATGTTGGAGAAGGTACCAGGATTGTCTCTAGAAGAACGGTTTAACTTCTGTTTTGCACCGGTTAATATCAGGAATCCGAAAGCGATGTACCATCTGTTTCGCTTTGCTTCAACATATAGCCTAGATATGCCGGTTAATATTGCTATGGGGATGCCAAAGGGTTCTGCGAAGAACGACACCGAGCTATTGGCTTTAGAGAGTAAACACCAAATATTGTCTACGTATCTGTGGTTATCTAATCAATTTGAAGAGAAGAACTTCCCATTTGTGGAGAAGGTTGAAGCAATGGCGACAAATATTGCAGAGTTGTTAGGTGAATCGTTGATTAAAGCTTCTTGGAAGATGGagtcaaaagaagagaaagtgaaAGGTCAAAACAAGGAAGGTAGAGGATATGAAAGACCAGCTTCACTAATCAAGCTAGTCCATAA GcgtaaagaagaagagtttggtttGAAGGAAATTCCAATAAAGTAG